The genomic region gaataataaatacataagaaaaataataataaatgataaaaaaaactcccaTAACTGaccaaagctaaactgaaatCTAAACCAAATCGAAggactaaataaaaataaaaacaaattaacatttCCATACTATAATAACTGTGCTCTGGAGTCAGAAAGGCTTTATacaacttttttccccccacatatGCAGTAGCACTCCCcaagacctgtaaacagacttcACTGTGCAAAATCAGTGTTGTTTGCCTCtaagtatatatttttataatttaaattagaaacaaacctttaaaaagacaatgtgtaatatttatggggatttagtggcatctagtggtgaggattgcaaattgcaaccaactgaaacttctcacaGTTCTTCAGTGTGCATTAATGTGGTACAAActctaaataaagcagtttcacattacaaatcagtgtttctgctaAGCTGTTTGGCACGTTGCAGACAGGCCACTAGcccaacacctgctaacatgtgCTCACCTTTCTACTCTGATCACTTAAtgtccagacgttcaggaggttttcactggGAGCTTAATTAACCACAGAGATAtcatcctctccaaaacaaaaagaccagtgatttaaactggtacaacactgaataaagcacattaaaaaaatcagtgctcTTCCAAAGCTCTCGTAGCATTGGGcttgctaactacagtggcttaCATGAAACCATGACTCgaccctgtctagagccagtgtttggtttgtcagttctgggctactgtagaaaaatggTGACGCAAACCGCCATGTTAACAAAAACccaaagattcttattttcaggtgattatacactaaagaaaacatactaattatatcatattcaattcctgccaatatctccccctaaatcctacacactggacctttaactgcatcagaaaacatgcaaaacctAGATTCAGTTGTTCAGTGTTAGTCTGTCTATCAGGCCTGTCGATTGACTTTGGGAGTAATAGtaaatttctgttttgttttttgaattttAGTGGTGGGAATACCCTTTTAAATAACTTTGGATTATGGTTTCGGCCTTTACAGGACATTTTCAAACGGGATCACGGTAGAAGCCTCTCACATCATTGATGTAGTCCTCAATGTCAGTGGGATCTGCCGGAGGCCTCCGTGGGTAGGTAGGTGAGGGCAGGTTATGCGGGGCATCTCTCCTGAGGGGCTGCTTGCCTCGAGGAACACCAGGGTAGTAAGACCCCGGGGTGGAAGGTGCATCATGGGGATTCCACAGGAGGTCGATGTTAAAGGCATTCTGCAAGGTGAGAGGAAGAGGCCACAGACTTTACACGTGCTTTGAGAATACAGTGATAACATGCATAAACTTGACTACAGGGATTGTTTGGACCTCTCTCTCCTTAACTTGCAGCCTTACCTCGTCCTCCTCTCCCCCGCCTTGCTCATCATAGTTGAAAACATTGTCTCGGACGTCGTCCTCTGATTCCCCGACTAGCAGACCTGTTCCTTTCTTGATATGGTGGCGTCGCCCACAGCTGGTCATTGCCACGGCCAGAAGAAGCAGCACTGTGATTTAACAGAAGGAAACCATGATGTGTATATTAAAGAGTGTTTATCTGGTTAAATGTCAGAaactaaggttttttttctttattgacTAATTGTCTGATTACTTTATTAATTACTTTCttaatttattatcatttagTCTCCAGTTAAATCTTGCAACATAGTGAAAAATGTATATCCCAGTCTTTCACAGTCCAATGTcacatctttaaatgtcttattttatttgaccAACAGTAAATAATCccaaaatattacatttacaataatataaaacagaaaaagcagaatattgtcacattttgacatgtcgAAAACAGGTCGATGTTATGGTATTTCTACTTTAAAAATGCTTCAAACTACCCTATACACGCCTCTTTTTCTGgcccaaaaaacacatcacataaTTTCTTACACGTTTTTGAAAATATCCAGAACTAGGGTCATGTTTCCTTTATTCTTGTGAGACTGAGTGGTGTACACACGATGAGACTTACACAGTAGGAGTGCAATGCAggccatgatgatgatgagagcGATGAAGCTGATCCCCACAGTGGAGCCCAGGACAGCCCCGGCCTCAGACTTACAATCTCCAAAGGAGTCGCAGAGACACACGGTGACATTAACCTGAGCGTAAGCGCTCAGAACTGGACTGCCGGAGTCTGACACAGACACTGTGACGGCGTACTCTCCTGCTTCCAGCTCTACGAGGGGCTGAAGCACAGCGTGAGTATCTGAGGAGGGAAGGAGAATGGTGTGAGGTTAGGAGACGACATGAAAACACCTCCTGCTCCATCCTCACCCCTCATGCCCTCTCCTTACCGTTGACTTGAATAACAGTCCAGTTGACTGACAGATCATCAGGCATCTCAAAGGCGAAGGGTGCAGCGTGCGGAGGAAGGTCTTCATCCACCGCAGTGACAATCAGACCAGAACTCCTCCGGCCTGCATCCTTACATATAGTGCCGCTCAGAGGGAAGAGCTGAGGGGGGAAGTCATTGGTCTCCTTTAGTGTGATGGACACTGTGGCGGAGGTCGACACACCATCAGCATCTACACAGGagaacacaaatacacagtgaTGCCACATTAGTGTACAGCAGCTTATTCAAAAGCATTCCCAAAACACTCATCCATGATTGTTTATCTTTCTCAAAGTGTTTTCTATTCAGATTTTCTTACACAGGAGAGGTGTAAAACCTGCCATGTGGCTGGCAGataaaaggagcagtgtgtaagatttatggggatttagtggcatctagtggtgaggattgcagactgcacCCAGCTAAATTTTCttccagttagaattccttacACGTTAATTGTTCAGGAGTTacatattcaatttctgccaatatatccccctgaatcccacacactggacctttaagtagaTACACACCTGTAACCTTGACAACAGCAGTGTAGATATTGTTTCTAACATTTGGAGATCGCATGTTGAAGGTTCTCCTGGCAGTAATGTCTCCTGTATCTTTGTTGATGTCCAGCCACCTCTCAGGATCTCTGCTGATCTCATACCTGCCACggagagcagagaaaaagtTACAGTCCACTTAGTTTACCTGCAATCATAGAAACACACTCCTTATACTTTGTGGCTGCGTCGTACCTCAGGTCAGAGTTATCAGGGTCAAAGGCGATGTTGCCTTTCAGCAAAGTCCCAGGAGCCACAGACTCAGGGACCACGATGTGTATGGGGTCCTCCCTGAAACGTGGAGCTTCGTTCTCATTCACGACAGTCACCATAACTGTAGCCGTGCTCACGGGCAGGTTGGGAGCCTTGCTGCTCAGACGATTGACATTTTCCACCGTCAGAATTAGGACGTACTCGTGCTGTGCTTCGTAATCCAGAGGCTGCATGACAAATCAgtgcagaaataaaatgtttgtggagGGAAAGCCATGCACTGCACTTGGATAAAATATATAGTAAATGATAAATCTATATGTTTAACAAAAACTCAAACTGTAGTCATTTACTGACCTGTAACAATATAGGAAAGGTCAAAAAAGCACTTTTGTCTGAGTAAGTTGTAGTTTTTGAAGTCaaccactagatggtgctgttgAGTTGTGTCTGAAGGCCTCAATGCACATTTTGACTTTAAGGGACAATGCCACCcattttgaaaattgaaattattCCTGTGTCCCAAAATAGATCAGTTAACATTAGAGAAgatattatgtttttgtaaagatACGATATAAAAAACGTATGGGTCAAGAAAAAGTTCACTGGGATGTATATTTGAGATACTATAAATGCTGTACTCTTATGAACACTAACTAGACAGTCCGGGGGTGCAGAAATAACTTGCTTCAAAACACCCTCTTTGGaatgttcatatttttgtttagcCAGATGCTCTCCTTTCTGGGTAAAATAAATTCCATATCTCCTTATAAATTCATAGTAAGGTTCCAAGACAGACCCAagcaacttgacattaattacaGGTAAAATAGTCAGTCAACTGGTCCATCTACAGTTATTTAATTCCAGTTTATTGCTATTGTTAGCAGTGTATGGAAGGTTAGCTGTAAAGGCAAAAAGGGTCAGTTTTATTTACTGATAAATATACATTTCAACACAGATGGAGAATTAAGTTTCTGatataaaatgaccaaaatatcTGTCTCTCAACTTTGCATAGTTCCTTCTAGAAAGCCTATGAAACTATTAGGAACTAATGGGCCCATGACATATAGTATTACCACAACCACTTCAAAACTCATTAGATACGTAGATGTTACCTTCACCACTGTCAGAACGCCCTCGTTGGTGGCAGGATCCGTACTGATGGCAAAGTTGCCGTCAGGGTCGTTGGTGATGAAATATCTGGCCTCCCAGTTTCCTGTTCCACGATCGTCTCTGTCTGTCACATTCACCCGGCCGATCTCATAGTCCTTCCAGTTCTCCACTGCTGTCATACTGTACTACacgcaccacacacacaacacaaatcaAAAGGTTCAACATCTAACATTATAACTACAGTGTTTTAAATCAGAACACctcatgtgttgttgttgtgtgacacTCACCGAGTCAGGGCTGAACTGTGGGGCGTGGTTGTTGATGTCAGCTACATGTATGACTGCCACACCTTCAGCTGTCAGTCCCATGCCCCCCATATCAGCAACCTGAAGTTTTAACCGGAAACCTTTCACCACCTAGAACAGAATACAGCATGTTTTAGTGACATGGACTGTACTGTGACGATCTGCAAAAGTCTGTATCTTAACCTGCATCGTACCTCTCGGTCCAGGCCTACATCTCTTGTGTAGATGGCTCCTGTCTCGTTGTTGATGCCAAACATAGTCTTGGTAACAGCGTTGGCAGGAATGCTCTCCTGACTGATGATGGAGTAGCTCAGGAAAGCGTTTTCTGTCGTCGGGTCATCTTGATCAGTGGCTGACACTGACATCACTGAGGTGCCTGTCAAAAGGAGGAGGGATGCAACGATATGAGATTTTCAAGGTACGATAACAGTTTCAGAAAATATAACTGTTTTACGCTATCATGGTGTCacagaatttatattttatCAGTCAACAtcacccttaaaggaatgaaaacggAAGGGTTCTATTTGGTTGAACAAAGATTTCATAACTATATTTGAAACTTTGTCAATGTTTAATGGAAATATGTGTAAATAGTCTCCCTTTTTAAGATAACTACCATTGCCTCTGCAATGATGCTGTTGCCACAGTGGGTTTAGACGGCCTTATCAGTAGTGACCGATGTATGAGAGCAATGCAGAGCGGCGGCGTTTAGCTAGCCaatgggatacacacacaggtactcacatgcactaacaggCATGCTCAGCCAACCTGGCTACCAAAACAGAATGTGtgtgactttattctctgcttAATTCCATCACGTCACCATGTCTTTAgaaaatagtggtttgctgctatatcagtgctctgaatgttgcatactaAATCTTCGAACctgcaaaactgttttttggccactttggggcagcagaaacaagctacTAATGCAAAACTGACATATTTGATGTAAGTTGATTTGGCAAACTTGTTAGCACCTTTTTTTTAGACAATGAAGGAAAGTAATGTGAGTGATGTGttcagaaatattcattccgagtACTGGAGCTCACTCTGGCGCAAACTTCACCGTTAGTAAATTCATAATGCTGTCAGGATGTACTGTTTGGatatccagagcaccgcactctctGAGGAACAGAGCACACTCTaagcactctgtctggggagacggagcaCTAGAGTGCAGAGTgaagtgaatgtgtgtttaacttaaccgtttgttaattcatgtagaaatataacgatCCATTTCTTCGACCAAGAGGACTcttattttagtgtagagcatcagactgaattcaTGAACGCACCacgtcaggtcactcactctccgggaccacgagtgttacttgaaaaagtaaacactgaccaatgggaccagactggccgacctgtatgctctcactcagtggatggatgatgtcactcACAGGATTGCTGAAGGTCGGATGACCGGCTTTGTAATTGAtaactatgccaatcttacaaagagAGACGACACTTGAACGATtacctccagtttgttttgctatcgaagctaacattagctaatgcactaaaaagttagcgttgtGGAGAAATctaatattcctcttaatacctccccaatttctgatgaggtggcaGTGATAATACACATAACGTCATTCATCTACAACGGCAAATACTTTTTCCCtgacctgatatgaagtgtgcactgcacatgtgagcatttttgatggtcgtgtccgtccagtcctttcgtcttattGCATTTAACcctagctgtctttgtttttgttgacaggcagtggcagctggcacccagtaacacaacaagaaggcattttaagactcctgtggagcctacagccctgtggtggtgagTCGTGTTCTGCCTCCAACTAATAAATTGACATCATTGTGACATCTACCCTAAAAGGCTATAGCAGCTTCAAAGTGTTGCACAGTGTACTGTACTGTTTCAACGACACACTGAAAGAGACGGTTTTCAAACAGCATGGGAAAGATGTTCAGAGCTACTTAATAAACTCTTAAACTACTTCAGGAAGTTaatttaagatttattttttggaACACTGTGATTCTATAAGATAAGGAAATAAAAAGTTGGCGATACAGTATGCCATGCGTGGATGTACCTGGGACTGAGAACTCAGAGACGGTGCCAACAAACTGGCTCTGGGTGAAGGAGGGTCTGTTGTCATTCTGATCCAGCACCACTATCTCTATGGTGGTTGGATTCTCAAGTCTCTCTCCACTCGGCGACAGTGCAAAGGCTTTcagctacacaaacacacaaagaaagagcAGACAAATGTTTCTTAATATACACTGTATTCATGGGATTGTAGTTTCTTACCATTATTCACGACAGATGCAGCATTCAAGGTAACATTGGGTATTTGTGTCTGCACACAACACATGCGGGAAATGACGGAAAGAAATGTGCAGGATGTTTGGTTCGACTTCCTTGGTTACATCATGGTCATCTGGTCTGAGACACTCTGAAGTATCTCCCAGGATGCCCATTAAGGCCCTTGGAAACTGACCTCTGGCTGTTTGTGCTGGTGTCTGAGACATTGATATATGCTTTGAGACAAAAACATGAACCTAAGCCCTGAAACACACTGTGTGAAGTCTCATTGACTGCACTGTGGCTTGTGTGTTAAGCGCTTCTGTTTGACTGagctttaaaacacattttaagtgtCTGTGTGATTTAAAATGTTACACCCATAAATGCCCTCTCACCGTGAAGGTGTtgtatctctctctgtccagcGGCCGCTTGCTCCTGATTACTCCCGTTTTATCATCAATCTCAAACAGATTCTTGGGCTCCTGGTCCACCCCCGGTCCCTCCAACTTGTAGATCACCTCACCTGTAAAGATTTTGTCCGATTTGAtctagacagagagagaagataGAGTTGGTGATCATCGCAACCTCATGGGAAGGTGGAGGGAGGATTGTAAACCATGTGTTGTAACGCCAGATGTGAGTATGTTGACAGATAGGAACCTTGAGACAAGAGTGTTTAAACTCTCAGAGGCCTTTGACTTATGGCAGGAAATGATATTCTGGACTAATAATAGCAAGGAGACTATATTTTATGCATTTTGTTTCCACTTTCTTTCACATATGGTCTCCGCTGCATTTTCATCACCGTGTAAAAGAAGCTCTATATCTCTCCTTGTACGGTAGGATTTATACACATAGTGGTCGCCTGTGACAGCCTTAAcacaacatttacatttcacatgtCTTTTAAACACTTGGACTGTGCTGTGTGATCATCTGTGATGAAGAGTTACAATCAGCAGCACATGGCTGTATG from Epinephelus moara isolate mb chromosome 1, YSFRI_EMoa_1.0, whole genome shotgun sequence harbors:
- the cdh15 gene encoding cadherin-15; the encoded protein is MAVRMLMVCVLGALLFQVWSSAEPHHEDKEQHPQALYPWRKGKGVVRVKRDWIIPPIRVLENSKQVPEDLVQIKSDKIFTGEVIYKLEGPGVDQEPKNLFEIDDKTGVIRSKRPLDRERYNTFTLKAFALSPSGERLENPTTIEIVVLDQNDNRPSFTQSQFVGTVSEFSVPGTSVMSVSATDQDDPTTENAFLSYSIISQESIPANAVTKTMFGINNETGAIYTRDVGLDREVVKGFRLKLQVADMGGMGLTAEGVAVIHVADINNHAPQFSPDSYSMTAVENWKDYEIGRVNVTDRDDRGTGNWEARYFITNDPDGNFAISTDPATNEGVLTVVKPLDYEAQHEYVLILTVENVNRLSSKAPNLPVSTATVMVTVVNENEAPRFREDPIHIVVPESVAPGTLLKGNIAFDPDNSDLRYEISRDPERWLDINKDTGDITARRTFNMRSPNVRNNIYTAVVKVTDADGVSTSATVSITLKETNDFPPQLFPLSGTICKDAGRRSSGLIVTAVDEDLPPHAAPFAFEMPDDLSVNWTVIQVNDTHAVLQPLVELEAGEYAVTVSVSDSGSPVLSAYAQVNVTVCLCDSFGDCKSEAGAVLGSTVGISFIALIIIMACIALLLLLLLLAVAMTSCGRRHHIKKGTGLLVGESEDDVRDNVFNYDEQGGGEEDENAFNIDLLWNPHDAPSTPGSYYPGVPRGKQPLRRDAPHNLPSPTYPRRPPADPTDIEDYINDGLEAADNDPNVPPYDTALIYDYEGEGSLAGSLSSIASGSSDGDQDYDYLNNWGPRFQKLANMYDPR